The Deltaproteobacteria bacterium DNA segment GACGATCTCGAACGACAGCCGCCCCGACACGCACAGCAGCGCGTCGGGCGCCGGCAGGCGACCGGCCGCGAGCGCCCAGCCCACGACCTTGTCGACCGCGTTGTGCCGGCCGACGTCCTCGCGGGCGACCCACAGGTCTCCCTCGGACGAAAACAGGCCGGCCGCGTGCAGTCCGCCGGTGCAGTCGAACACGGATTGTTGCGCGCGCAGCGCGTCCGGCAACGCCGCGACGACGTCCGCCGGCACGCGCACCTCCGACGCGATCGGCGCTGCGCGCACCCGCAGCGACTCGATCGACACCTTGCCGCACACGCCGCAGCTCGATGTCGCGAACGTGCTGCGCTCGGGCAGCCGCGTGCGCGCGAGCGGGCTGCGCAGGTGCACGTCGACGATGTCGTCGGCGATCCGCTCGAACCGC contains these protein-coding regions:
- a CDS encoding sulfurtransferase FdhD — its product is RFERIADDIVDVHLRSPLARTRLPERSTFATSSCGVCGKVSIESLRVRAAPIASEVRVPADVVAALPDALRAQQSVFDCTGGLHAAGLFSSEGDLWVAREDVGRHNAVDKVVGWALAAGRLPAPDALLCVSGRLSFEIVQKAIAARVPLVAAVSAPSTAAVDLAREFGVTLCGFVRAGRFNCYAHADRVC